In a single window of the Pirellulales bacterium genome:
- a CDS encoding invasion associated locus B family protein, translating into MSNWEPTLSDDDLRQSGSSRRRQGGSGMVRVLVGVIVLLLVIAGGLGFLFFSGAISTAQPTSGAATAPVPTPTPRPATAGSSGTGGAAAAGTAATAPAQPAQPIVTKQTKYDDWTYTCLKAKETDPKPSCAISQVLSDPQSKAPYILWRIVSTDQGLIAEWQTRTGVMVNAGIVIDIGGPKPINLPYQYCTPTGCQVQANLAQDFVDSLSKATKANATVLPINSKAVVFPFSVKGLADALAALKSAS; encoded by the coding sequence GTGAGCAACTGGGAACCCACACTGAGCGACGATGACCTGCGCCAGAGCGGCAGTAGTCGCCGTCGGCAGGGTGGCAGCGGAATGGTCCGCGTGCTGGTCGGAGTCATCGTGCTGCTGCTGGTGATTGCCGGCGGTCTGGGCTTCCTGTTCTTCAGCGGGGCGATCTCGACCGCTCAGCCGACCTCCGGTGCAGCGACGGCGCCCGTCCCCACGCCTACGCCGCGACCTGCGACTGCCGGGAGCTCCGGTACGGGCGGCGCGGCCGCTGCGGGAACGGCGGCGACCGCCCCGGCTCAGCCGGCTCAACCAATCGTCACGAAGCAGACGAAATACGACGATTGGACATACACATGCCTGAAGGCCAAGGAGACCGACCCGAAGCCTAGTTGCGCTATCTCGCAGGTGCTTTCCGACCCGCAGTCCAAGGCGCCCTATATCCTGTGGCGCATTGTCAGCACTGATCAGGGCTTGATCGCCGAGTGGCAGACCCGCACCGGCGTTATGGTCAATGCCGGCATCGTTATTGATATCGGCGGGCCAAAGCCGATCAACCTGCCCTATCAGTATTGCACGCCGACCGGCTGTCAGGTGCAGGCCAATCTGGCACAGGATTTCGTCGATAGCCTGTCCAAGGCGACCAAGGCGAACGCGACCGTGCTGCCGATCAACTCGAAGGCCGTCGTCTTTCCGTTCAGCGTAAAGGGACTTGCCGACGCGCTTGCCGCGCTGAAATCGGCTTCGTAG